A genomic segment from Flavobacterium inviolabile encodes:
- a CDS encoding ABC transporter substrate-binding protein, with the protein MSIETKIGLLIPQSKQYKKLDRDFIRGIKLNNLNARYYVESIGIGSDEELIIDKIQKFYFQEGINIIIGFFGHHNMSRVYEYASDNDILLIASDIGATVPYAMKKQKGVYINSYGLTESCFLLGNHFSAQQYDKIASATSYYDSGYGMLSAIETSLSKNDILFSGHYITPFYPRENEAECMQLTLDHYKPEVVFAFYSGLYAEENAAFIRDNKVTEQYTFYTTPFAINDTIINEYQSNAFPLYVVASWFENYAQTSDCTFNTEFKAQYDEPATVFALLGYENGALLAQLLETAEATDTRTLLRHISTVKTEGPRGSIQFDPGTNRTKFDHHIYKLERNSDDQVFFNRVTTLVNEGHFIDEVTEQDMPPKIGGWQNAYLCH; encoded by the coding sequence ATGAGTATAGAAACTAAAATAGGACTATTGATCCCGCAATCCAAACAGTACAAAAAACTGGACAGGGATTTTATACGTGGTATCAAACTCAATAACCTGAATGCCAGATATTACGTTGAAAGTATTGGAATTGGTTCCGATGAAGAGTTAATAATAGACAAAATCCAGAAATTTTATTTTCAGGAAGGTATTAATATTATTATCGGATTTTTCGGCCATCACAATATGTCCAGGGTATACGAATATGCTTCCGATAATGATATATTACTGATTGCTTCCGACATTGGGGCTACGGTTCCGTATGCCATGAAAAAGCAAAAAGGTGTCTATATCAATTCATACGGACTAACCGAATCATGTTTCCTGCTCGGTAATCATTTTTCAGCACAGCAATATGATAAAATTGCTTCAGCTACCTCCTACTACGATTCCGGCTACGGAATGTTGTCGGCTATAGAAACATCATTAAGTAAAAACGATATTCTATTTTCCGGACATTACATTACACCTTTCTACCCAAGAGAAAACGAAGCCGAATGCATGCAGTTAACATTAGACCATTATAAACCTGAAGTCGTATTTGCATTCTATAGCGGTTTATATGCCGAAGAAAACGCTGCTTTTATCCGTGACAACAAAGTAACGGAGCAATACACGTTTTACACTACCCCTTTTGCTATAAACGATACGATTATAAACGAATACCAATCCAATGCATTCCCGTTATATGTAGTAGCCTCCTGGTTTGAGAATTATGCTCAAACTTCTGACTGTACTTTCAATACAGAATTTAAGGCACAATATGACGAGCCGGCAACCGTATTTGCTTTATTAGGCTACGAAAATGGTGCACTACTGGCACAACTACTGGAAACAGCCGAAGCAACCGATACACGCACTTTATTACGACATATAAGCACAGTAAAAACCGAAGGGCCACGAGGATCAATACAATTTGATCCCGGAACGAACCGTACAAAATTTGATCATCACATTTATAAACTGGAACGCAATTCGGATGATCAAGTGTTTTTTAACCGGGTGACTACACTGGTAAACGAAGGACACTTTATCGATGAAGTAACGGAACAGGATATGCCCCCAAAAATCGGTGGATGGCAAAATGCCTACTTATGTCATTAA
- a CDS encoding phage tail protein produces the protein MEQIIGQIQAFGFGFAPAQWAFCDGQIMSIAQNTALFSLLGTTFGGNGQTTFALPDLRGRSIVHPGSGPGLTPVQWGESGGAQNITLSLANVPAHVHPIVPGTGAGQVNVSTVIHTNTGNPVNESDNGNNSFGTGGAAPNTYSEPPFSGTDKVGNITTAISGSTGIAGSNTPFSIRNPYLGIYTSIALYGIFPSRN, from the coding sequence ATGGAACAAATTATTGGACAAATCCAGGCGTTTGGATTTGGTTTCGCACCAGCACAATGGGCTTTTTGCGACGGACAAATTATGTCAATTGCCCAAAACACGGCTTTATTTTCTTTGTTAGGAACTACTTTCGGAGGAAACGGACAAACTACATTTGCTTTACCTGATTTAAGAGGACGTTCTATCGTTCACCCGGGATCAGGACCAGGATTAACACCAGTTCAGTGGGGAGAATCAGGAGGAGCACAAAATATTACCTTATCACTTGCTAACGTACCGGCTCACGTTCACCCGATAGTTCCGGGAACAGGAGCAGGACAGGTAAATGTTTCAACAGTTATCCATACCAATACCGGTAACCCGGTTAATGAATCCGATAACGGAAACAACAGTTTTGGTACTGGTGGAGCAGCTCCAAATACCTATAGCGAACCGCCTTTTTCAGGGACAGACAAAGTAGGTAACATTACTACGGCTATTAGCGGAAGTACAGGTATTGCAGGAAGTAACACTCCATTCTCTATCCGTAACCCTTATTTAGGGATCTACACAAGTATCGCATTATACGGTATCTTCCCTTCTCGTAATTAA
- a CDS encoding DUF6705 family protein produces the protein MKKIVYLFLLIFTVFFSYAQTEKIEDIRQFYNSNFKKSSLITYYYKDVNNYFTPFIGTWIYQNGNQTFVIRFWKETKVSYINENPKFYIDELCGHYKLVQNYGQPNEQVIYTSEKNIGNSVTPWPTIVMSNQPTEPYKMTGTIYDVAGPLNPSYPTGVTERLEMIINPVNPDTAQWEVTLPMGMRGLDQPSTFTIPTNVTLTKVN, from the coding sequence ATGAAAAAAATAGTATACCTGTTTTTATTAATATTTACAGTCTTTTTTTCTTACGCACAGACAGAGAAAATAGAGGACATAAGACAATTTTATAACTCTAATTTTAAAAAGAGTTCTCTAATTACTTATTACTATAAGGATGTAAACAACTATTTTACCCCTTTTATCGGAACCTGGATTTACCAAAACGGAAACCAAACTTTTGTTATAAGATTTTGGAAAGAAACGAAAGTCAGCTACATCAATGAAAATCCGAAGTTTTATATAGACGAATTATGCGGACACTATAAATTAGTTCAGAATTACGGGCAGCCAAACGAACAGGTCATTTATACATCTGAAAAAAATATAGGTAATTCAGTCACCCCATGGCCCACTATTGTAATGTCCAACCAACCAACGGAGCCATACAAAATGACTGGTACCATTTATGATGTAGCAGGTCCGCTAAACCCATCATATCCGACAGGGGTAACAGAACGATTAGAAATGATAATCAATCCGGTTAATCCTGATACAGCGCAATGGGAGGTAACTTTACCTATGGGAATGCGTGGCTTAGACCAGCCAAGCACTTTTACAATACCCACTAACGTAACACTAACAAAAGTGAATTAG
- a CDS encoding DUF6705 family protein, producing the protein MKKILHLFLLIFTVSFSYAQQEKIEEIRQFYNSDFKTSSFYTYYYKDINNYFTPFIGTWIYQNGNQTFVINFWKETKSAYLDKKPKHYIDELKGHYKLVQNYGQPNEQVIYTSQKNVGNSITPWPTIVMANQPMESYIMRGTIFDVAGVLNPSYPTGVRGDLEMIINPANPNTAQWKVKLPPGIRLSDQPSTFTIPTNITLTKVNQ; encoded by the coding sequence ATGAAAAAAATATTACATCTGTTTTTATTAATATTTACAGTCTCTTTTTCTTACGCACAACAGGAAAAAATTGAGGAAATAAGACAATTTTACAATTCCGATTTTAAAACAAGCTCTTTTTATACTTATTACTATAAGGATATAAATAATTATTTTACCCCATTTATCGGAACCTGGATTTACCAAAACGGGAACCAAACTTTTGTTATTAACTTCTGGAAGGAAACTAAAAGTGCCTATCTTGATAAAAAACCAAAGCATTATATTGATGAGTTGAAAGGACATTATAAATTAGTTCAAAATTACGGGCAGCCAAACGAGCAGGTGATTTATACCTCACAAAAAAATGTAGGTAATTCAATAACGCCGTGGCCTACTATCGTTATGGCAAATCAGCCAATGGAATCATATATAATGAGAGGTACTATTTTTGACGTTGCCGGTGTATTAAACCCTTCGTACCCAACAGGGGTAAGGGGGGATTTAGAAATGATAATTAATCCGGCTAATCCTAATACGGCGCAATGGAAAGTTAAATTACCGCCGGGTATACGTCTTTCTGACCAGCCAAGCACTTTTACAATACCCACTAACATAACACTAACAAAAGTTAATCAGTAA
- a CDS encoding YdeI/OmpD-associated family protein: MEEKHQWDKTNQWEEELDYLKSILLKTELVETTKWGGPTYTCNGKNVLGIGGFKSYVGIWFFNGIYLKDEHKVLVNAQEGVTKALRQWRFQSKAGMNEKLILQYVQEAIANEKAGMVYKPAKKEAIVSEYLQKELENDPELKTAFEQFTPYKQKEFLEYIATAKQKKTKQSRFEKIKPFILSGIGLNDKYR; the protein is encoded by the coding sequence ATGGAAGAAAAACACCAATGGGATAAGACCAATCAATGGGAAGAAGAGCTCGATTATTTAAAATCCATACTTCTAAAAACCGAATTGGTCGAAACAACAAAATGGGGCGGCCCTACCTATACCTGTAACGGGAAAAACGTTTTGGGAATTGGCGGGTTTAAATCCTATGTTGGCATTTGGTTTTTCAACGGTATTTATTTAAAAGATGAGCATAAAGTTTTGGTTAACGCCCAGGAAGGCGTTACCAAGGCTTTACGCCAATGGCGCTTCCAGTCGAAAGCCGGGATGAACGAAAAACTGATTTTACAATACGTTCAGGAAGCCATAGCCAATGAAAAAGCCGGAATGGTCTACAAACCGGCAAAAAAAGAAGCAATCGTATCCGAATACCTGCAAAAGGAACTGGAGAACGATCCGGAACTAAAAACTGCTTTTGAACAATTTACGCCTTACAAGCAAAAAGAATTCCTGGAATACATTGCTACTGCCAAACAGAAAAAAACAAAGCAAAGTCGTTTTGAAAAAATCAAACCGTTTATTTTAAGTGGTATCGGACTGAATGACAAGTACCGCTAA
- the pepT gene encoding peptidase T, with protein MQHIIDRFISYVTVDTESDPNSDTTPSTAKQWDLAKQLVEELKAIGMEDVTIDDNAYIMATLPGNVEHDVPTIGFISHFDTTPDFTGANIKPQIVENYDGKDIVLNKDLDIVLSPNYFKDLLQYKGQTIITTDGTTLLGADDKAGITEIVTAMEFLINNPEIKHGKIRVGFTPDEEIGRGAHKFDVEKFGADWAYTMDGSQIGELEYENFNAAGAKLIFKGKSVHPGYAKGKMINSMLLANKFISKLPKHETPQETKGYEGFFHVTNISGSIEETKVELIIRDHDKKKFEKRKVVVEKIAKKINKKFQKQFGGDIVSCEIKDSYYNMREKVEPVIHIVEIAEKAMKELGIKPIIKPIRGGTDGCQLSYMGLPCPNIFAGGHNFHGKYEYVPVESMQKAVDVIVKIAELTALKK; from the coding sequence ATGCAACATATTATTGATCGTTTTATCAGTTATGTAACTGTTGATACAGAATCTGATCCGAATTCCGATACTACTCCCAGTACTGCTAAACAATGGGATTTAGCAAAACAATTAGTTGAAGAACTAAAAGCTATAGGAATGGAAGATGTTACTATAGATGACAATGCTTATATTATGGCAACACTGCCTGGTAATGTGGAGCATGACGTTCCTACTATTGGTTTTATTTCGCATTTCGATACTACTCCTGACTTTACAGGAGCAAACATTAAACCGCAGATCGTTGAAAATTATGACGGGAAAGATATCGTACTGAACAAAGATTTGGATATCGTACTTTCTCCAAATTATTTCAAGGATCTATTACAGTATAAAGGACAAACGATCATCACTACAGATGGTACCACGCTTTTAGGAGCCGATGATAAGGCCGGAATTACCGAGATCGTAACGGCAATGGAGTTCCTGATCAACAATCCGGAGATCAAACACGGAAAAATCAGAGTTGGTTTTACACCGGATGAAGAAATCGGACGCGGAGCTCATAAATTTGACGTCGAAAAATTCGGTGCAGACTGGGCTTACACGATGGACGGAAGCCAGATTGGTGAGCTGGAATATGAAAACTTCAATGCTGCCGGAGCAAAACTAATCTTTAAAGGAAAGAGTGTTCACCCGGGTTATGCAAAAGGAAAAATGATTAATTCCATGCTTTTGGCCAACAAATTCATTTCAAAACTTCCGAAACACGAAACACCGCAGGAAACAAAAGGTTATGAAGGTTTCTTCCACGTAACCAACATCAGCGGTAGTATTGAGGAAACAAAAGTGGAATTGATTATTCGTGATCACGATAAGAAAAAATTCGAAAAACGTAAAGTTGTTGTCGAAAAAATCGCGAAGAAAATCAACAAGAAATTTCAAAAACAATTTGGCGGTGATATTGTTAGCTGTGAAATAAAAGACAGTTATTACAATATGCGTGAAAAGGTGGAACCGGTAATCCATATTGTGGAAATTGCAGAAAAGGCAATGAAAGAACTGGGTATTAAACCGATCATTAAACCTATTCGTGGCGGAACAGATGGCTGCCAGCTTTCCTATATGGGCTTACCTTGCCCGAACATTTTTGCCGGCGGACACAATTTCCACGGAAAATACGAATATGTACCGGTAGAAAGCATGCAAAAAGCAGTGGATGTGATTGTAAAAATTGCGGAATTAACAGCTTTAAAAAAATAA
- a CDS encoding DUF3667 domain-containing protein — translation MSHEKIRDHIDCLNCGKIVTEKYCPNCGQENAESRKSFSYLFTHFVEDLTHYDNAFWKTIQYLLFRPSRLTREYLSGKRKKYVAPVKLYIFISFITFFLPGILPEINHKSDTLRQTRQAEAHKYDDNYKEVDSILEKNQIPKTKIGNYRSVREFDSIQKTLPESKKPSKLMAKFERRLAEINETYTIKEIVSKFRESFIHNLPKVLFLYLPLFAFSLWLFHNKKKWYYFEHGIFTLHYFSFLLLSTTLFMTISWLFDLMGDNGLLSVLQFIITCVYLGWGFTYFFKAHRFLYHEKRYISNIKSLLLFFINSFLILIVLLMFIVYTILYLH, via the coding sequence ATGAGCCACGAAAAAATACGCGATCATATCGATTGTTTAAACTGCGGAAAAATTGTCACTGAAAAGTATTGTCCGAACTGCGGACAGGAAAATGCCGAATCCCGTAAATCATTTTCTTATTTATTCACACATTTCGTAGAGGATTTAACTCATTATGACAATGCGTTCTGGAAAACAATACAATACCTGTTGTTTCGCCCTTCAAGGCTCACAAGAGAATACCTGTCCGGGAAGCGTAAAAAATATGTGGCACCGGTTAAACTATATATTTTTATAAGTTTTATTACTTTTTTCCTTCCGGGCATATTACCCGAAATAAATCATAAAAGTGACACACTCCGCCAGACACGACAGGCAGAGGCGCATAAATATGACGACAATTACAAAGAGGTCGATTCTATCCTGGAAAAGAACCAGATACCCAAAACTAAAATTGGCAACTATCGTTCTGTAAGGGAATTTGATTCGATACAAAAAACCCTTCCGGAATCGAAAAAGCCTTCAAAACTAATGGCTAAATTTGAACGAAGACTGGCCGAAATAAACGAAACATATACCATAAAAGAGATTGTCTCAAAATTCAGGGAATCCTTTATTCATAACCTGCCAAAGGTACTTTTCCTCTATTTGCCCTTATTTGCTTTTTCGTTATGGCTGTTTCACAATAAGAAAAAATGGTACTATTTTGAACACGGTATTTTTACGCTGCATTACTTTTCGTTTCTATTGCTCAGCACTACCCTGTTCATGACAATTTCATGGCTATTTGATTTAATGGGCGATAATGGACTTCTCAGTGTGCTGCAATTCATCATTACCTGTGTTTATCTCGGATGGGGATTCACGTATTTCTTTAAGGCACACCGGTTTTTATACCATGAAAAACGATATATCTCGAACATAAAGAGTTTACTGTTGTTTTTTATCAACTCGTTTTTGATACTTATCGTACTGCTTATGTTTATCGTTTATACAATTTTATACCTTCATTAA
- a CDS encoding MBL fold metallo-hydrolase, producing the protein MLLTIFTILISLTVIVYLFLQQPKFGKLPSGARLERIKNSPNFRDGKFQNSSFTPDLTEGASFYSVLKEFLFKENTRVKPVDSIPSKKTDLRSLSKEEDAFVWFGHSSYFIQTDGIKILVDPVFSGAASPVRLTTKSYPGSDIYTVNDLPEIDYLFISHDHWDHLDYETIKALKPKVKTVICGLGVGEHFEYWGYDTQHIIEKDWHETIELPDGITVHTTPARHFSGRGLTRNQSLWLSFVLQTPTKKIFLGGDGGYDTHFKKIGEQFGPFDLAIIECGQYDKNWKYIHLMPEEVLQVARDLRTSRLLPVHWSKFSLANHNWDEPITKLRTLNHNENIRLCTPMIGEKMDLNAEKTFTEWWKNIN; encoded by the coding sequence ATGTTACTTACAATTTTTACCATACTCATATCCTTAACCGTAATTGTTTATCTTTTTCTCCAACAGCCAAAATTCGGAAAACTGCCTTCCGGTGCCCGGTTAGAGCGTATTAAGAACTCTCCTAATTTCAGGGACGGTAAATTCCAGAACAGCAGTTTCACGCCCGATCTGACGGAAGGCGCCAGCTTTTACAGCGTTTTAAAGGAGTTTCTATTTAAAGAAAATACAAGGGTAAAACCTGTAGACAGTATTCCGTCGAAAAAAACAGATTTACGGTCGCTTTCCAAAGAAGAAGATGCTTTTGTATGGTTTGGACATTCCTCCTATTTTATTCAGACCGATGGTATTAAAATCCTGGTTGACCCTGTTTTTAGCGGCGCAGCCTCTCCTGTCCGCCTGACTACAAAAAGCTATCCCGGCAGCGACATTTATACCGTGAATGACCTTCCGGAAATCGATTATCTTTTTATTTCACATGATCATTGGGATCATCTGGATTATGAAACCATCAAAGCATTAAAGCCAAAGGTGAAAACAGTGATTTGCGGTTTGGGTGTTGGTGAACATTTTGAATATTGGGGTTATGATACCCAACACATTATTGAAAAAGACTGGCATGAAACAATCGAGCTGCCAGATGGCATTACCGTACATACCACGCCGGCAAGGCATTTTTCCGGAAGAGGATTAACCCGCAACCAATCGCTTTGGTTATCGTTTGTATTACAGACGCCAACAAAGAAAATATTCCTGGGCGGTGATGGCGGTTATGATACCCACTTTAAAAAAATCGGGGAACAGTTTGGTCCTTTTGACCTTGCCATTATTGAATGCGGGCAATATGACAAAAACTGGAAATACATTCATTTAATGCCGGAAGAGGTTTTACAGGTTGCCCGGGATCTTCGGACTTCCCGGTTACTACCGGTTCACTGGAGTAAGTTTTCTCTGGCTAACCACAACTGGGACGAACCGATAACAAAGCTCAGAACCCTGAATCATAACGAAAACATCCGCCTGTGTACGCCGATGATCGGGGAAAAAATGGACCTGAACGCAGAAAAAACCTTTACCGAATGGTGGAAAAATATCAACTAA
- a CDS encoding TetR/AcrR family transcriptional regulator: MDKQKEILAAALKLFVEYGFHGTATSKIAKEAGVANGTLFHYYKTKEDLIIALYIDIKLKVAEHIENAVASNTDYKTHFKSQFIAIMLWSLDNDYQFRYIQQFYSSPYASQIDYEEIQKLSKKGCEELEAAIRKNVIKDLPVDYLITIVNNFIFGVQQYLRQSKLSFEAKKEVIYNSFDILWTMIS, encoded by the coding sequence ATGGATAAACAAAAAGAAATACTTGCCGCTGCGCTGAAACTATTCGTAGAATATGGTTTTCACGGTACCGCTACCAGCAAAATTGCTAAGGAAGCCGGTGTTGCGAACGGTACCTTGTTTCATTATTACAAGACAAAAGAAGACCTGATCATTGCGCTTTATATTGATATCAAATTAAAAGTTGCGGAACATATTGAAAATGCTGTTGCTTCCAATACCGATTATAAAACGCATTTTAAAAGCCAGTTTATTGCGATCATGCTGTGGTCACTGGACAACGACTACCAGTTTCGCTACATTCAGCAGTTCTATTCTTCACCCTATGCGTCACAGATAGATTATGAAGAAATACAGAAACTTTCTAAAAAAGGCTGTGAGGAGCTGGAAGCCGCTATCCGTAAAAATGTGATTAAAGATCTACCGGTAGATTACCTGATTACGATTGTCAACAATTTTATATTCGGCGTGCAGCAATACCTTCGCCAGTCGAAACTGAGCTTTGAAGCAAAGAAAGAAGTGATTTATAATTCCTTTGATATCTTGTGGACCATGATTAGCTGA
- a CDS encoding ABC transporter permease, which translates to MRTMRFLLQKEFRQIFRNRAILVMIMVMPVMQLIILPLAADYEVKNINLAVVDNDHSTYSQKLITTAAASGYFKLSGYRSSYKEALQLIENDDADLILEIPKNFERNLVRENHQQLFIAVNAINGVKAGLGVSYLNTILKNFNADIRLQVQPAAKFNTAPLIEITASNWYNPLLDYHTFMVPGILAILITMVGGFLSALNIVKEKEVGTIEQINVSPLKKYHFILGKLIPFWILGNVVFTLGLLIAWLVYGITPQGNIFLLYGFIWIYLLAILGFGLLISTFCDTQQQAMFIMFFFMMIFILMGGLFTAIDSMPEWAKYISRFTPVSYLIEVMRMVVLKGSTFKDVLPHFLKIGLFAVVLNVWAVLNYKKTS; encoded by the coding sequence ATGAGAACGATGCGTTTTTTGCTCCAAAAGGAGTTCCGGCAGATTTTCCGCAACAGAGCCATATTGGTCATGATCATGGTAATGCCGGTCATGCAGCTGATCATTCTCCCGCTGGCCGCAGATTATGAAGTGAAAAACATCAATCTGGCTGTCGTGGACAACGACCATTCGACGTACTCTCAAAAGCTGATTACCACAGCTGCCGCTTCAGGCTATTTTAAACTTTCCGGTTACCGCAGTTCCTATAAAGAGGCTTTACAGCTTATTGAAAATGACGATGCCGACCTGATCCTGGAAATACCTAAAAACTTTGAACGCAATCTTGTCCGGGAAAACCACCAACAGCTTTTTATTGCCGTAAATGCCATTAATGGTGTCAAAGCCGGACTTGGCGTTTCCTATCTGAATACGATACTGAAAAATTTCAATGCCGATATTCGTTTGCAAGTACAACCGGCTGCGAAATTCAATACTGCTCCGCTTATTGAAATTACGGCCTCAAACTGGTACAATCCGCTGCTGGATTACCACACGTTTATGGTTCCGGGCATTTTAGCAATCCTGATCACGATGGTGGGCGGTTTTCTTTCGGCACTGAATATTGTTAAAGAAAAAGAAGTCGGAACCATCGAACAGATCAATGTTTCCCCTTTAAAAAAATACCATTTTATATTGGGTAAACTCATTCCGTTCTGGATTCTCGGTAATGTGGTTTTCACTTTAGGACTGTTGATAGCCTGGCTTGTTTATGGCATAACACCACAGGGAAACATCTTTTTATTATACGGTTTTATCTGGATTTACCTGTTGGCAATTCTGGGCTTTGGTCTGCTTATTTCCACATTTTGCGATACCCAGCAACAAGCTATGTTCATCATGTTTTTCTTTATGATGATCTTTATTTTGATGGGTGGTTTGTTTACCGCAATCGACAGTATGCCGGAATGGGCAAAATATATTTCCCGTTTCACACCGGTGAGTTATCTTATAGAAGTCATGCGCATGGTTGTCCTGAAAGGCAGTACTTTTAAAGATGTATTGCCACATTTCCTTAAAATCGGGCTTTTTGCCGTAGTGCTTAATGTGTGGGCGGTATTGAACTATAAAAAAACATCCTGA
- a CDS encoding ABC transporter permease, producing the protein MKQFITFIRKEFLHVIRDRKTLLILFGMPIVQILIFGFALTNEIKNSEIVIVDNAKDVASANIITKITASRYFKVSTFLSQNSDMEAEFRKGKIKLAVLFPPHFNEQLVHENRAQIQIIADASDPNTATTLTNYMTSIIQEYQAEINGNNPVPLQIVPEIKMLYNPQLKGAPNFVPGVMALVLMLICVMMTAISIVKEKENGTMEILLVSPFKPIFVIFSKAVPYLLLSLINVSTILLLSIFVLDLPINGSIVLLFLESILFIITCLAIGIFISIKTSSQQIAMLISLMGMMLPTILFSGFMFPVENMPKPLQLISNIVPAKWFYIIVKSIMIKGLGFSAIWKETLILFGMTVFLLIISLKSFKTRLE; encoded by the coding sequence ATGAAACAGTTTATCACTTTTATCCGGAAAGAGTTTCTTCACGTTATACGGGACCGCAAAACGCTGCTGATCCTTTTTGGTATGCCGATTGTTCAGATTTTGATCTTCGGATTTGCCCTGACGAATGAGATCAAAAACTCGGAAATCGTTATTGTCGATAATGCAAAAGATGTCGCCAGTGCTAATATAATCACTAAAATTACCGCAAGCCGTTATTTTAAAGTCAGTACCTTTTTATCACAGAATTCCGATATGGAAGCCGAGTTCCGCAAAGGAAAGATCAAGCTTGCCGTATTGTTCCCTCCGCATTTTAACGAACAGTTAGTACATGAAAACCGGGCACAAATCCAGATCATTGCCGATGCTTCCGATCCGAATACCGCGACCACGCTTACCAATTACATGACTTCCATTATACAGGAATATCAGGCGGAAATTAACGGGAATAACCCGGTTCCGTTACAAATTGTTCCGGAGATCAAGATGCTTTACAATCCGCAGTTAAAAGGTGCCCCAAATTTTGTTCCGGGCGTAATGGCACTGGTATTAATGCTTATCTGCGTTATGATGACGGCTATTTCAATTGTAAAGGAAAAAGAAAACGGTACCATGGAAATTTTGCTGGTTTCCCCGTTTAAACCCATTTTTGTGATCTTCTCCAAAGCGGTTCCTTATCTGTTGCTATCTTTAATTAACGTCAGTACGATATTGCTGCTAAGCATTTTTGTACTGGATTTGCCTATAAATGGCAGTATAGTGTTGCTATTCCTGGAAAGTATCCTCTTTATCATTACCTGTTTAGCCATCGGTATTTTTATTTCCATTAAAACCAGTTCCCAGCAAATTGCCATGCTTATCTCGTTAATGGGCATGATGCTGCCCACTATTTTGTTTAGCGGTTTTATGTTTCCGGTTGAAAACATGCCAAAACCATTACAATTGATTTCCAACATTGTTCCGGCAAAATGGTTTTACATTATTGTAAAATCTATTATGATTAAAGGTCTCGGGTTTTCTGCCATCTGGAAGGAAACACTGATCCTTTTCGGAATGACTGTCTTTTTATTAATCATCAGCCTGAAAAGCTTTAAAACAAGACTGGAATGA
- a CDS encoding ABC transporter ATP-binding protein translates to MEDQVIICEKLTKRFGDFTAVNQISFTVSKGEIFGFLGANGAGKTTAMRMLCGLSKPTSGNAHIAGYDIYKNTERIKKNIGYMSQRFSLYEDLTVAENIRFFGGIYGLSNQQLKMKSEALIRKLHLQSEANSLVASLPLGWKQKLAFSVAIIHEPKIVFLDEPTGGVDPITRRQFWELIYEAANSGITVFVTTHYMDEAEYCNRISIMVDGSIEALDTTANLKKKYDAVTMDDVFYQLARTARRGE, encoded by the coding sequence ATGGAAGATCAAGTCATAATCTGCGAAAAATTAACCAAACGTTTTGGCGATTTCACGGCTGTAAACCAAATATCCTTTACAGTTTCCAAAGGGGAAATTTTTGGTTTTCTGGGCGCCAACGGAGCCGGAAAAACAACCGCTATGCGGATGCTATGCGGTTTGTCGAAGCCCACTTCGGGCAATGCGCATATTGCCGGTTATGATATTTACAAAAACACCGAACGCATTAAAAAGAATATCGGCTATATGAGTCAGCGGTTTTCCTTATATGAAGATCTTACGGTTGCCGAAAACATCCGTTTCTTCGGAGGAATTTACGGACTTTCCAACCAGCAATTGAAAATGAAAAGTGAAGCCCTGATCCGGAAACTCCATTTACAGAGCGAAGCCAACAGCCTGGTAGCTTCTTTGCCATTGGGCTGGAAACAAAAACTTGCCTTTTCGGTAGCAATTATCCATGAACCTAAAATTGTGTTTTTAGACGAACCAACCGGCGGTGTCGATCCGATTACCCGGCGGCAATTCTGGGAACTTATCTATGAAGCGGCCAACAGCGGAATTACCGTTTTTGTAACCACCCATTATATGGATGAAGCGGAATACTGTAACCGGATATCCATCATGGTGGACGGTTCGATTGAAGCACTGGATACAACGGCCAATCTGAAGAAAAAATACGATGCCGTTACCATGGACGATGTGTTTTACCAGCTTGCCCGAACTGCCAGACGAGGCGAATAA